The following are from one region of the Stanieria sp. NIES-3757 genome:
- a CDS encoding response regulator receiver modulated diguanylate cyclase/phosphodiesterase with PAS/PAC sensor encodes MNLDNISPLILNWFDELENYELINLSLAACLLLIFLEMNFWQYHLLHKLNDLQQSQTKLKQVNHYLQENQKLLDLFFSQSLDGIFLMMLDEPVQWDDTVDKEKILDYVFDHQRITKVNQTMLDQYGATEEQLLGLTPRDCFAHDLAQGKQIWRNFFDAGRLRCETFERKLDHTPMWIEGDYLCLYNTEGKIRGHFGIQRDISDRKHCEAERKKTQQEIELLNQKLTTEVQRQTKVLNQTNQKLQEEITKYQQAQEQLKYDALHDHLTGLPNRNLLIDRLGHLIERSQNHPQQKFAVLFLDVDRFKVINDSLGHLLGDQLLIALVNRLQQCQRRGDTIARIGGDEFVILLEELTCINEAIQVSQKIQQKLSLPFKLENHEIFISVSIGITYNSELYTQPIYLLRNADLAMYYAKTKGKARYEIFNPAMHSIAMKKLALENQLKRVISNKELIVYYQPIIALEDNLLVGFEALVRWQTSEKNLISPQDFIPLAENIGIIIDIDLWVLREACLQLRFWQEQGLVNTPLSVAVNLSAKHFSQPDFIEQIDVILTETRLEGQYLKLEITENVLIENTKPTIEILKQLQQRKIKVCLDDFGTGYSSLSYLQYFPINKIKIDRSFVSQIDNNSSNHTIVRAMIMIAHELNIEVIAEGIETLEQLKFLNLLGCQYVQGYWFSPPQNSKKIELWLKSFVQKNLPNFNKGLIPGKDNKSNFVA; translated from the coding sequence ATGAATTTAGATAATATTTCCCCACTAATTCTCAACTGGTTTGACGAACTAGAGAATTATGAACTAATAAATTTGAGTTTGGCAGCATGCTTGTTGCTGATATTTTTAGAAATGAATTTTTGGCAATACCATTTGCTTCACAAACTCAATGATCTTCAGCAAAGTCAAACAAAGTTAAAACAAGTCAACCACTATTTGCAGGAAAATCAAAAATTACTAGATTTATTTTTTTCCCAATCTTTAGATGGGATATTTTTGATGATGTTGGATGAGCCAGTTCAGTGGGATGATACAGTTGACAAAGAAAAAATTCTTGATTACGTCTTCGATCATCAACGCATCACTAAGGTTAATCAAACTATGTTGGATCAGTATGGTGCTACTGAAGAACAATTATTGGGTTTAACTCCCAGAGACTGTTTTGCTCATGACTTAGCACAAGGCAAACAAATCTGGCGAAATTTTTTTGATGCTGGTAGATTGCGTTGTGAAACATTTGAGCGTAAGTTAGATCATACACCGATGTGGATTGAAGGAGACTATCTTTGTCTTTACAACACCGAAGGTAAGATTAGAGGACACTTTGGCATTCAGAGAGACATTAGCGATCGCAAGCACTGTGAAGCAGAACGTAAAAAAACCCAACAAGAAATCGAACTACTTAATCAAAAATTGACTACGGAAGTTCAACGGCAGACTAAAGTATTAAATCAAACTAACCAAAAATTACAAGAAGAAATTACCAAATATCAACAAGCACAAGAACAATTAAAATATGATGCGCTTCACGATCATTTAACAGGTTTACCTAATCGTAATTTATTGATTGATCGCTTAGGACATTTAATTGAACGCAGTCAAAATCACCCTCAACAAAAATTTGCTGTACTTTTTTTAGATGTAGACCGCTTTAAAGTTATTAATGATAGTTTAGGACATCTACTTGGTGACCAACTACTAATTGCTTTAGTCAATCGATTGCAACAATGTCAAAGACGTGGTGATACAATTGCTCGAATTGGTGGCGATGAATTTGTCATTTTACTTGAAGAGTTAACTTGTATTAATGAAGCTATTCAAGTTTCTCAAAAAATTCAGCAAAAATTAAGCTTACCCTTTAAATTAGAAAACCATGAAATTTTTATTTCCGTTAGTATTGGTATTACTTATAATTCAGAACTCTACACTCAACCAATCTATCTGTTAAGAAATGCAGATTTAGCTATGTACTATGCTAAAACCAAAGGCAAAGCACGCTACGAAATTTTTAATCCTGCCATGCATAGTATTGCTATGAAAAAATTGGCTTTAGAAAATCAGTTAAAAAGAGTAATTAGTAATAAAGAGTTAATTGTTTATTATCAACCAATTATTGCTTTAGAAGATAATTTATTAGTAGGTTTTGAGGCATTAGTTCGCTGGCAAACTTCAGAAAAAAATTTAATTAGTCCCCAAGATTTTATTCCTTTAGCTGAAAACATTGGCATAATTATTGACATCGATTTATGGGTCTTACGAGAAGCCTGTTTACAGTTGCGTTTTTGGCAAGAACAAGGTCTTGTAAATACTCCTTTGAGTGTAGCGGTTAATCTTTCTGCAAAGCATTTTTCTCAACCCGATTTCATTGAACAAATTGATGTTATTCTTACCGAAACTCGACTAGAAGGACAATACTTAAAACTCGAAATTACTGAAAATGTTTTGATTGAAAATACTAAACCAACTATAGAAATTTTGAAGCAATTACAACAGCGAAAAATTAAAGTTTGTCTGGATGATTTTGGTACAGGTTACTCATCATTAAGTTATTTACAATATTTTCCGATTAATAAAATTAAAATTGATCGCTCTTTCGTTAGTCAGATCGATAATAATAGTTCAAATCATACTATTGTTCGAGCAATGATCATGATTGCTCATGAATTAAATATAGAAGTAATTGCCGAAGGAATAGAAACATTAGAGCAATTGAAATTTCTTAATTTATTAGGTTGTCAGTATGTGCAAGGCTATTGGTTTTCACCTCCTCAAAATAGTAAAAAAATTGAATTATGGCTCAAAAGTTTTGTCCAGAAGAATTTACCCAATTTCAATAAAGGGTTAATTCCTGGTAAAGACAATAAAAGCAATTTTGTAGCTTAA
- a CDS encoding alpha/beta hydrolase fold protein → MTTRSNIGFLTPKPVQPELPLFVYLPGMDCTGELLTVQAEKLAKVFDLRCLCIPPNDLSSWEKLTEATIRLIKKELIRNPQRVVYLCGESFGGCLAIKTILAAPELIQKLILVNPASSFYQRSWLGLGGILTSLIPDLIHRYSALGFLPFLAELSLMAQSERLALLKAMRAIPRSVVGWRLSLLQNFGTHEQQLTRLTQPTLILAGGSDRLLPSLEEAQRLVNLIPKAEMVVLPYSGHACLLETQTDLYAILEKYHFLDHLAQSYEQLASNLSA, encoded by the coding sequence ATGACCACTCGCTCAAATATCGGTTTTTTAACTCCCAAACCCGTTCAACCTGAATTACCTTTGTTTGTATATTTACCAGGCATGGACTGTACGGGGGAATTATTAACAGTTCAAGCAGAAAAATTAGCCAAAGTTTTCGATTTACGTTGTTTGTGTATTCCTCCTAATGATTTGAGTAGCTGGGAAAAACTTACTGAAGCAACCATTAGGCTCATTAAAAAAGAATTAATTAGAAATCCTCAACGAGTAGTTTATCTTTGTGGAGAATCTTTTGGCGGTTGTTTAGCAATCAAAACAATTTTAGCTGCACCAGAGTTAATTCAAAAATTAATTTTAGTTAATCCCGCTTCTTCCTTTTATCAACGTTCTTGGTTAGGTTTAGGCGGAATTTTAACCAGTTTAATCCCAGATTTGATTCATCGCTATTCTGCTCTTGGTTTTTTGCCTTTTTTGGCTGAATTAAGCCTAATGGCTCAATCAGAACGCCTCGCTTTACTTAAGGCGATGAGAGCTATCCCACGTTCGGTAGTTGGTTGGCGTTTATCTTTATTACAAAACTTTGGTACTCACGAACAACAATTAACTCGTTTAACTCAACCAACCTTAATTTTAGCTGGTGGCAGCGATCGCTTATTACCTTCTTTGGAAGAAGCACAGCGATTAGTTAATCTTATTCCCAAGGCAGAAATGGTAGTGTTACCTTATAGCGGACACGCTTGTTTATTAGAAACACAGACCGATCTGTATGCAATTTTAGAAAAGTATCATTTTTTAGATCATCTTGCTCAATCTTACGAACAACTAGCATCTAATTTATCAGCTTAA
- a CDS encoding methionyl-tRNA synthetase, translating to MKDRYKFALTTPLYYVNDVPHIGSAYTTMVADVIARFQRLQGNSVLLITGTDEHGQKIQRTAAEQGLEPQVHCDRIVASFQSLWEKLNIQYDRFSRTTATRHQAIVKEFFERVWQKGDIYLDQQKGWYCVSCEEFKEERDLLEGGFCPLHPNKQVEWRDEENYFFKLSKYQTQLETLYAQNPDFIQPESRRNEVLNFVNQGLKDFSISRVNLDWGFPLPNDPNHTIYVWFDALLGYVTALLEPEQEPTLANALSQWWPIDLHLIGKDILRFHAVYWPAMLMSAELPLPKRVFGHGFLTKDGKKMSKTLGNTVDPFALIDKYSSDAIRYYFLKGIDFGKDGDFNETRFVELLNSDLADNLGNLLNRTLGMLKKYCQSNGPQLTEADLDLEHPLKKIGTGLSDRVWQAYQALQFSQACEEIFNLIRASNKHIDESAPWSLYKQGKQNEVEQILYAVLESVRLSAYLLSPIIPNLCNDIYQQLGFSFDFNHKTPNLSANFLIQHSQWGKLTANQNLSKARPIFSKLELPS from the coding sequence ATGAAAGATCGTTATAAATTTGCTTTAACTACTCCTCTTTATTACGTTAACGATGTTCCTCACATTGGTAGTGCTTACACTACGATGGTTGCTGATGTAATTGCTCGCTTTCAACGTTTACAAGGCAACTCTGTTTTATTAATTACAGGGACAGACGAACATGGGCAAAAAATTCAGCGGACAGCAGCCGAACAGGGATTAGAGCCTCAAGTCCACTGCGATCGCATTGTGGCTAGTTTTCAGTCTCTTTGGGAAAAACTCAATATTCAATACGATCGTTTTAGTCGCACTACTGCTACTCGTCATCAGGCGATTGTCAAAGAGTTTTTTGAGCGAGTTTGGCAAAAAGGAGATATTTATCTCGATCAACAAAAGGGTTGGTACTGTGTTTCTTGTGAAGAATTTAAAGAAGAAAGAGATTTACTCGAAGGAGGTTTTTGTCCTCTTCATCCCAACAAACAAGTAGAATGGCGTGATGAAGAAAATTATTTTTTCAAGTTATCTAAATATCAAACCCAACTAGAAACTCTCTACGCTCAAAACCCTGATTTTATCCAACCAGAAAGCCGTCGTAACGAAGTACTAAACTTTGTTAACCAAGGATTGAAAGATTTTTCGATTTCCCGTGTTAATTTAGATTGGGGTTTTCCCTTACCCAACGATCCCAATCATACAATTTATGTATGGTTTGATGCTTTGTTGGGTTATGTTACTGCCTTATTAGAGCCAGAACAAGAACCTACTTTAGCTAATGCTTTATCTCAATGGTGGCCCATCGATCTGCATCTAATTGGTAAAGATATTTTGCGTTTTCATGCAGTTTATTGGCCTGCGATGTTAATGTCTGCCGAATTACCCTTACCAAAACGAGTATTTGGTCATGGTTTTCTTACCAAAGACGGCAAAAAAATGAGTAAAACTCTTGGCAATACGGTCGATCCCTTTGCCTTAATAGATAAATATAGTTCAGATGCTATCCGTTATTACTTTTTAAAAGGAATTGATTTTGGCAAAGATGGGGATTTTAATGAAACTCGGTTTGTAGAACTACTTAATTCTGATTTAGCAGATAATTTGGGTAATTTACTCAATCGCACCTTGGGTATGTTGAAGAAATACTGTCAAAGTAATGGTCCTCAACTTACCGAAGCTGACTTAGACTTAGAACATCCCTTAAAAAAAATTGGCACGGGTTTAAGCGATCGCGTTTGGCAAGCCTATCAAGCCTTGCAGTTTAGTCAAGCTTGTGAAGAAATCTTTAATTTAATTAGAGCAAGTAACAAACATATTGATGAGTCCGCACCTTGGAGTTTATACAAACAAGGTAAACAAAACGAAGTAGAACAGATCTTGTATGCTGTTCTAGAATCAGTTAGACTATCAGCTTATTTATTATCCCCAATTATCCCCAATCTCTGTAACGATATTTATCAACAATTAGGATTTTCTTTTGATTTTAATCATAAAACACCCAATTTATCGGCTAACTTTTTAATACAGCATTCTCAGTGGGGAAAGCTTACTGCCAACCAAAATTTAAGTAAAGCTCGTCCCATTTTTTCCAAGCTAGAATTACCGTCATAA